In Amycolatopsis jiangsuensis, the following proteins share a genomic window:
- a CDS encoding MFS transporter, with amino-acid sequence MTEVSPPAGQTAAPPRAARAATWAVFAINGFTVGMWVVHIPVVEHATGISHTTLGALLLVLGAAALAGMQISGPLADRFGNHRIVPVAGILLGVAVTLPGLAVNWWTLGLTLVAFGFSNGSLDVSMNAQAVVVERAYPRPIMAAFHAMWSIGGALAAVVGAAVLGAGVPTEVSLGGTGLLCAAVMALASRFLLAAPAGPAEAATVDNGGRRIPARTVWLLGILALALMLSEGVANDWAALYLRDGLGTSESTAALAYGSFAVAMTVGRFATDRVSAFAGPVAVVRYGCALAAVGLTVASVAPWVPLSLAGWAVFGLGLSGGVPQLFTAAGNLDTRASGALMARVVGLGYLGLLAGPAVIGGLAHWMPLNVTFALPIVLCVLGVVFAPAMKPPPR; translated from the coding sequence ATGACCGAGGTGTCCCCACCCGCCGGACAGACCGCCGCGCCACCGCGTGCCGCCCGCGCCGCGACGTGGGCGGTGTTCGCGATCAACGGGTTCACGGTCGGGATGTGGGTCGTGCACATCCCGGTGGTGGAGCATGCCACCGGGATCTCGCACACCACGCTGGGCGCGCTGCTGCTGGTGCTCGGCGCCGCCGCGCTCGCCGGCATGCAGATCTCCGGACCGCTGGCCGACCGGTTCGGCAACCACCGGATCGTGCCCGTCGCCGGGATCCTGCTGGGCGTGGCGGTGACCCTGCCCGGACTGGCGGTGAACTGGTGGACGCTGGGCCTGACCCTGGTGGCCTTCGGGTTCTCCAACGGTTCGCTCGACGTGTCGATGAACGCGCAGGCGGTGGTCGTGGAACGGGCCTACCCGCGGCCGATCATGGCGGCGTTCCACGCGATGTGGTCGATCGGGGGTGCGCTGGCCGCGGTGGTCGGTGCCGCGGTGCTCGGCGCCGGCGTGCCCACCGAAGTCTCACTCGGCGGCACCGGACTGCTGTGCGCTGCGGTGATGGCACTGGCGAGCCGGTTCCTGCTGGCCGCCCCGGCAGGCCCGGCGGAAGCGGCCACTGTGGACAATGGCGGCCGGCGGATCCCGGCGCGGACCGTGTGGCTGCTGGGGATCCTGGCGCTGGCCCTGATGCTGTCGGAGGGCGTCGCGAACGACTGGGCCGCCCTGTACCTGCGCGACGGGCTGGGTACTTCGGAGAGCACCGCGGCGCTCGCCTACGGTTCGTTCGCGGTCGCCATGACGGTGGGCCGGTTCGCGACCGACCGCGTCTCGGCGTTCGCCGGCCCGGTCGCGGTGGTCCGCTACGGCTGCGCGCTCGCCGCGGTGGGGCTGACCGTGGCGTCGGTGGCGCCGTGGGTGCCGCTCTCGCTGGCCGGGTGGGCAGTGTTCGGGCTGGGTCTTTCCGGCGGTGTCCCGCAGCTGTTCACCGCGGCCGGCAACCTGGACACCCGCGCGTCCGGCGCGCTGATGGCCCGGGTGGTCGGCCTGGGCTACCTCGGCCTGCTCGCCGGCCCGGCGGTGATCGGCGGGCTGGCGCACTGGATGCCGCTCAACGTCACGTTCGCGCTGCCGATCGTGCTGTGCGTGCTGGGCGTGGTCTTCGCACCCGCGATGAAGCCGCCCCCGCGATGA
- a CDS encoding TetR/AcrR family transcriptional regulator, with product MSGGYPKGRIRREDLISAAAVVYGEAGYHGGSLREIAKRAGISHAGLLYHFPTKEALLAAVLERRDAEDADREQLGVPPGLEVLRRFLTLAEHNARHPGIVDLYSRLAAEAVTPGHPAHEYFERHYRDARHRVRDSLRVLADTGELRPGVDPDEAALAFIALMDGLQVQWLTTPSEVDLAGALRGFLQTLLTVPLQP from the coding sequence GTGAGCGGGGGCTATCCGAAGGGCCGGATCCGCCGGGAGGACCTGATTTCGGCGGCCGCCGTGGTGTACGGCGAGGCCGGCTACCACGGCGGCTCGCTGCGGGAGATCGCGAAACGCGCCGGGATCAGCCACGCCGGTCTGCTCTACCACTTCCCCACCAAGGAAGCGCTGCTGGCCGCGGTGCTCGAACGGCGGGACGCCGAGGACGCCGACCGCGAGCAGCTCGGTGTGCCGCCCGGGCTCGAGGTGCTGCGCCGGTTCCTGACGCTGGCCGAGCACAACGCGCGCCATCCCGGCATCGTCGACCTGTACTCGCGGCTCGCGGCCGAGGCGGTCACCCCCGGCCATCCCGCACACGAGTACTTCGAGCGCCACTACCGGGACGCCCGCCACCGCGTGCGGGACTCCCTGCGCGTGCTCGCGGACACCGGCGAGCTGCGTCCCGGCGTCGATCCCGACGAGGCGGCGCTCGCCTTCATCGCGCTCATGGACGGCCTGCAGGTCCAGTGGCTCACCACCCCGTCCGAGGTGGATCTCGCCGGCGCGCTCCGCGGCTTCCTGCAAACGCTGCTCACAGTTCCGCTGCAGCCCTGA
- a CDS encoding Gfo/Idh/MocA family protein, with product MTGGPVGVGVIGAGVISDAYLANLTTFPDARVHAIADLDVGRARAQADKHGVSRAGTVAELLAEPAIELVVNLTIPAAHVEVGLAALDAGKHVWTEKPLALDRESAAKLLESARDKGLRVASAPDTVLGAGLQTARRAIEAGRIGEPRTALALFQTPGPESWHPAPEFLFRTGGGPLLDMGPYYLTELVTVFGPIRKVTAAGGRARETRVIGSGPRAGTEFPVTVPTTVTALIEFAGGGSAQLVLSFDSALLRVGFLEVSGTLGTAVLPDPNRFDGTTLLHLPGTAEPDTLPALGHAASRGTGVLELARAIRAGVPERSSGDLAFHVLDAMLSLDESITRGHSVELTSTARVPPALPGDWDPHARTL from the coding sequence GTGACCGGCGGGCCGGTCGGCGTCGGCGTGATCGGCGCGGGCGTCATCAGCGATGCCTACCTGGCGAACCTCACCACGTTCCCGGACGCGCGGGTACACGCGATCGCCGACCTGGACGTCGGCCGCGCCCGCGCGCAGGCGGACAAGCACGGCGTGTCGCGCGCGGGGACGGTGGCCGAGCTGCTCGCCGAGCCGGCGATCGAGCTGGTGGTGAACCTGACCATCCCGGCCGCGCACGTGGAGGTCGGGCTGGCCGCGCTGGACGCGGGAAAGCACGTGTGGACGGAGAAACCCCTCGCGCTCGACCGGGAGTCCGCGGCCAAGCTGCTGGAATCGGCGCGGGACAAAGGATTGCGCGTGGCGAGCGCGCCGGACACCGTACTGGGTGCCGGGCTGCAGACCGCGCGGCGGGCGATCGAGGCCGGCCGGATCGGCGAGCCGCGCACGGCACTCGCGCTGTTCCAGACCCCCGGGCCGGAAAGCTGGCATCCCGCCCCGGAATTCCTGTTCCGCACCGGTGGGGGACCGCTGCTGGACATGGGGCCGTACTACCTCACCGAACTGGTCACGGTCTTCGGCCCGATCCGGAAGGTCACCGCCGCCGGTGGGCGGGCCCGCGAGACCCGGGTGATCGGCTCCGGCCCCCGCGCCGGCACGGAATTCCCGGTGACCGTCCCGACCACGGTCACCGCGCTGATCGAATTCGCCGGCGGGGGCAGTGCGCAGCTGGTGCTGAGCTTCGATTCCGCGTTGCTCCGCGTGGGTTTCCTCGAGGTGTCCGGAACGCTCGGCACCGCGGTGCTGCCCGATCCGAACCGGTTCGACGGCACGACCCTGCTGCACCTGCCGGGGACAGCCGAACCGGACACGCTGCCCGCGCTCGGGCACGCCGCCTCGCGTGGGACCGGAGTGCTGGAGCTGGCCAGGGCGATCCGGGCCGGGGTGCCCGAACGGTCGTCCGGGGACCTGGCCTTCCACGTGCTGGACGCGATGCTGTCGCTCGACGAATCGATCACCCGGGGCCACTCCGTGGAGCTGACGAGCACGGCGCGGGTGCCGCCCGCGCTGCCCGGCGACTGGGACCCGCATGCGCGCACCCTGTGA
- a CDS encoding sugar phosphate isomerase/epimerase family protein, whose protein sequence is MGKPSVQLYSVREAFAADPAEVLRRLAAIGFTAVEPYGVVENAEALGAGLPAHGLRAPTAHASLIGADQDAVFATARELGIGVVVEPFVPSELWQDPAGVSATAEALNAAAKLAQRHGVRVGYHNHWWELENRIDGRSAFELFADQLDPEIVLEVDTYWATAGGEDAPALLRRLGGRVHAIHVKDGSLATDATGQVPAGQGRIPLPEVLAAAPEALRVVEFDQYDGDVFEGIAGSFAYLTGAAR, encoded by the coding sequence ATGGGCAAGCCTTCCGTGCAGCTGTACTCGGTCCGCGAAGCCTTCGCGGCCGATCCGGCCGAGGTCCTGCGGCGGCTGGCCGCGATCGGGTTCACCGCGGTCGAGCCGTACGGCGTGGTGGAGAACGCCGAGGCACTCGGCGCCGGCCTGCCCGCACACGGGCTGCGGGCCCCGACCGCGCACGCCAGTCTGATCGGCGCGGACCAGGACGCGGTGTTCGCCACCGCACGCGAGCTGGGCATCGGCGTGGTGGTCGAGCCGTTCGTGCCGTCCGAGCTGTGGCAGGACCCCGCCGGCGTCTCGGCCACCGCGGAGGCGCTCAACGCGGCGGCGAAACTCGCGCAGCGCCACGGCGTGCGCGTCGGCTACCACAATCACTGGTGGGAGCTGGAAAACCGGATCGACGGCCGCAGCGCGTTCGAGCTGTTCGCCGATCAGCTGGACCCGGAGATCGTGCTCGAAGTCGACACGTACTGGGCCACCGCCGGCGGTGAGGACGCGCCGGCGCTGCTGCGCCGTCTGGGCGGGCGGGTGCACGCGATCCACGTCAAGGACGGTTCGCTGGCCACCGACGCGACCGGTCAGGTCCCCGCGGGGCAGGGCCGGATTCCGCTGCCCGAAGTGCTGGCCGCGGCGCCGGAGGCGTTACGCGTCGTGGAGTTCGACCAGTACGACGGAGATGTGTTCGAGGGCATCGCCGGCAGCTTCGCCTACCTCACCGGTGCCGCGCGGTGA
- a CDS encoding GNAT family N-acetyltransferase — protein sequence MTAPEITLLPPSAAGDAALVAAVSTLINLVYAHSEEGLWTGSADRTAPGEIAGFVAAGEIAVARLGGRVVGCARVRSLDAGTGEFGLLAAAPAVRGTGLGRELVRFAEERGRAAGHRRMQLELLVPREGTHPAKEFLDRWYRRLGYGVVGKSTLDADFPQLAPLLAVPCDLLVYHKDLAAS from the coding sequence TTGACTGCTCCGGAGATCACGCTGCTGCCTCCGTCGGCGGCCGGGGACGCCGCGCTGGTGGCCGCGGTGAGCACGCTGATCAACCTTGTCTACGCCCACTCCGAGGAAGGACTGTGGACGGGCTCGGCCGATCGCACGGCGCCCGGGGAGATCGCCGGGTTCGTGGCGGCAGGGGAGATCGCGGTGGCCCGGCTCGGCGGTCGCGTCGTCGGCTGTGCCCGGGTGCGCAGCCTCGATGCCGGCACCGGCGAGTTCGGCCTGCTCGCCGCCGCGCCCGCGGTGCGCGGCACCGGGCTCGGCCGGGAGCTGGTGCGCTTCGCCGAGGAGCGCGGCCGGGCCGCGGGGCACCGCCGGATGCAGCTGGAACTGCTCGTCCCTCGCGAGGGAACGCATCCGGCGAAGGAATTCCTCGACCGCTGGTACCGCAGGCTCGGCTACGGCGTGGTGGGCAAGTCGACGCTGGACGCGGACTTCCCGCAGCTGGCCCCGTTGCTCGCCGTGCCGTGCGATCTTCTCGTCTACCACAAGGACCTGGCCGCGTCCTGA
- a CDS encoding FadR/GntR family transcriptional regulator, whose product MARPQRSEEITKRIIDLIVDRALPPGAPMPTELSLAEDIGVSRNSVREAVKALQALDIVEVRHGYGTFVGSAGSEALQTWLLFRTRTRGATDAGRLRDLLEVREMLETELTRRVAREHRPELIGELAARVARMRRKGPDAAVADREFHDLICAEAGFDLARELTGLFWDVYRVAEAELGGPASTASTAKRHQTIVDALVSGDPDAAEAAVHRHFDEVRRRAKAGRYGGFGEARPGASDPAAS is encoded by the coding sequence GTGGCGCGCCCCCAACGCAGTGAAGAGATCACGAAGCGGATCATCGACCTGATCGTCGACCGGGCACTGCCGCCGGGTGCGCCGATGCCGACCGAGCTGAGCCTGGCCGAGGACATCGGCGTCAGCCGCAATTCCGTGCGGGAGGCGGTGAAGGCACTGCAGGCGCTGGACATCGTGGAGGTGCGGCACGGCTACGGCACCTTCGTCGGGTCCGCGGGTTCGGAGGCCCTGCAGACCTGGCTGCTGTTTCGCACCCGGACCCGGGGCGCGACCGACGCCGGCCGGCTGCGCGACCTGCTCGAGGTGCGCGAAATGCTCGAGACGGAGCTGACCCGCCGGGTCGCGCGCGAGCACCGGCCGGAGCTGATCGGCGAGCTGGCCGCACGGGTGGCGCGGATGCGCCGCAAGGGACCGGACGCGGCCGTCGCGGACCGCGAGTTCCACGACCTGATCTGCGCCGAAGCCGGCTTCGACCTGGCCCGCGAGCTGACCGGGCTGTTCTGGGACGTCTACCGGGTCGCGGAAGCCGAGTTGGGCGGCCCGGCCTCGACCGCGAGTACCGCGAAACGGCACCAGACCATCGTGGACGCGCTCGTCAGCGGGGATCCCGACGCCGCGGAGGCGGCCGTGCACCGGCACTTCGACGAGGTGCGCAGGCGGGCGAAAGCGGGTCGCTACGGTGGGTTCGGCGAGGCCCGTCCTGGCGCCTCCGATCCGGCCGCGAGCTGA
- a CDS encoding ABC transporter substrate-binding protein: MSRSTTGTGPSFDRRALLRYTGLAAVAFSPALAACGGPPSTIRVGNSADLITAVIGYGNNQSWDPLQTASAFSMAGFLHSYESLVEGDPVSREPYAGLAKALPADLRGTRLRFELRPGAKWHDGQPVLADDVVFTYARVLDPQENVLIHSFFSQWLTQVRKVDERAVEFVLKFPFSYALQRIQMCKIVPKHVFENNWGAAAAGTVVGSGPYRVSEQAPLSHTVFERFEDYNGPRPAAYRKMIWKSVVDSAPRVAAVSGARPDAQIVENIPPANADQLRAAGRTVEFADGGNNLYLMFNTAHAPFGDRRVRQALHYAIDKEKMIEIGLRGAGSPGTSFINPELPQSQPAAEDFRHDPAKAKKLLAEAGVTNLRMSLSTTNTSLVLDCVKVIKEGWDAIGVQTTLDSQDTKALFSKLDNGTDFQAVATTANAMQFGNDPDLLIRYYYDAQSLMMTEYARWTGADAQALLTLQDRAAAETDDTKRSARYRQLLDLISREAVIYPLVFTRMGTAWDPREISGVRAQGYPGINLNQAEPA, translated from the coding sequence ATGTCCCGATCCACCACGGGGACCGGTCCTTCGTTCGACCGCCGTGCGCTGCTGCGCTACACGGGGCTCGCGGCGGTGGCCTTCTCGCCCGCGCTCGCGGCGTGCGGCGGCCCGCCGTCGACGATCAGGGTCGGCAATTCCGCCGATCTGATCACCGCGGTGATCGGCTACGGCAACAACCAGTCGTGGGATCCCCTGCAGACCGCCTCCGCGTTCTCGATGGCAGGGTTTCTGCACAGCTACGAATCCCTTGTCGAGGGCGATCCGGTGAGCCGCGAGCCGTACGCGGGACTGGCCAAGGCGCTGCCGGCCGACCTGCGCGGCACGCGCCTGCGCTTCGAGCTGCGTCCGGGCGCGAAATGGCACGACGGGCAGCCGGTACTGGCCGACGACGTGGTGTTCACCTACGCGCGCGTCCTCGATCCGCAGGAGAACGTGCTCATCCACAGCTTCTTCTCGCAGTGGCTGACGCAGGTGCGCAAGGTCGACGAACGGGCCGTGGAGTTCGTGCTGAAGTTCCCGTTCTCCTATGCACTGCAACGTATCCAGATGTGCAAGATCGTGCCGAAGCACGTGTTCGAGAACAACTGGGGCGCGGCCGCGGCGGGCACGGTCGTCGGCTCCGGGCCGTACCGGGTCAGCGAGCAGGCACCGTTGTCGCACACCGTGTTCGAACGGTTCGAGGACTACAACGGCCCGCGCCCGGCCGCCTACCGCAAGATGATCTGGAAGTCCGTGGTGGATTCGGCGCCCCGGGTCGCGGCGGTCTCCGGTGCCCGGCCGGACGCGCAGATCGTGGAGAACATCCCGCCGGCCAACGCGGATCAGCTGCGGGCGGCCGGGCGCACCGTCGAATTCGCCGACGGCGGGAACAACCTGTACCTGATGTTCAACACCGCGCACGCGCCGTTCGGGGACCGGCGCGTGCGCCAGGCCCTGCACTACGCGATCGACAAGGAGAAGATGATCGAGATCGGGCTGCGTGGCGCGGGCAGCCCGGGCACCTCGTTCATCAACCCGGAACTGCCGCAGTCCCAGCCCGCCGCCGAGGACTTCCGCCACGACCCCGCCAAGGCGAAGAAGCTGCTCGCCGAGGCCGGCGTCACCAACCTGCGGATGTCCCTGTCCACCACCAACACCTCGCTCGTGCTCGACTGCGTGAAGGTGATCAAGGAGGGCTGGGACGCGATCGGCGTGCAGACCACTTTGGACTCCCAGGACACCAAGGCGCTGTTCTCCAAACTGGACAACGGAACCGACTTCCAGGCCGTGGCCACCACGGCCAACGCCATGCAGTTCGGCAACGACCCGGATCTGCTGATCCGCTACTACTACGACGCGCAGTCGCTGATGATGACCGAGTACGCCCGCTGGACCGGCGCGGACGCCCAGGCCCTGCTCACCCTGCAGGACCGGGCCGCCGCCGAGACCGACGACACGAAGCGGTCCGCCCGGTACCGGCAGCTGCTCGACCTGATCTCACGGGAGGCGGTCATCTACCCACTCGTCTTCACCCGGATGGGCACGGCGTGGGATCCGCGGGAGATCTCCGGTGTGCGGGCCCAGGGCTATCCCGGGATCAACCTCAACCAGGCCGAACCCGCCTGA